The genomic region GATCGAGGCGCGGGGCTTCATCTTCGGGGCGGCCCTGGCCTATCTGGCGGGCAAGCCCTTCGTGCCGGCGCGCAAGCCGGGCAAGCTGCCCTGGCGCACGGTGCGCCACGCCTACCAGCTGGAGTACGGCGAGGACGCCCTGGAGCTGCACGCCGACGCCTTCCAACCCGGGACCCGCGTGCTCCTGGTGGACGACCTGCTGGCCACGGGCGGCACCCTCCTGGCCGCCGCCGCGCTGGCCCGGGAACTGGGTGGTCTGCCGGTGGCGGCCGCCTGTGTCGTGGAGCTGGCCTTCCTGCCCGGCCGCCGGCGCCTGGAGGAGGACGGGGTGCCCGTGCACAGCCTCATCCGGGTGGAGGAGGAGGGCGGCTGATGGAGGAGCTGACGCGGCCCCCGGACACCAGGGCCGGGCTGGAGGCGCTGACCCGCGCCTTGTTGCGCCATGCCCGCCTGTACTTCGAGCAGGCTGAACCGGAGATTCCCGACGCCGAGTACGACCGCCTGCTGGACCTGCTGGCCAGGGCCGAGGCCGAGCACCCGGACTGGGCCCTGCCCGACTCCCCCACCCGCCGGGTGGGCTCCGGCCCCGGATCCGTCCGCGGCGAGGTGCGGCATGAACCGCGCCTTTACAGTCTGGCCAACGCTTACAGCGAAGAGGAGGTGGCCGAGTTCGCGGAGCGGGTGCGCGCCGCCCTGGGAGCGGATCCAGCGCCGCCCGGGGCGGGCGGCCTCTTCGACCGGGGGCCGGAGGAAAGGGCACCCTCCTGGTTCTGTGAACTCAAGCTGGACGGCGCCAGTGTCTCCCTGCTCTACGAGGAGGGCCGCCTCGTGCTGGCCGCCACGCGGGGCGACGGCGAGCGCGGGGAGGAGATGACGGCCCAGGCCCGCCGCCTGGCCAACCTGCCCGGACGTCTGGCGCTGCCCCGGCCACCCCGCCGGGCGATCGTGCGCGGCGAGGTCGTGCTGGAGCATGCCGCCTTCCGGGCCTTGAACGAGCGGCGGGCGGCGGCGGGGGAGCGCCTCTTCGCCAACCCGCGCAACGCCGCCGCCGGCTCCCTCAAGCTGTTGGACCGGGAGGAGCTGGGCGCCCGCGGCCTCAAGATCTTCCTCTACGAGGTGGCCCTGCTCGATGGGAGTCCCTTGCCGGAGTCGCAGGCCGGCCTGCTGGACTGGCTGGAGGAGGCGGGGCTGCCCGTCTTCCCCCACGCCCGCCGCTGTGCGGACCTGTCCGCCGTGCTGGAGTACTGCCGGGAATGGGAGGCGCGCCGTCCCGAATTGCCCCTGGACACGGACGGGGTGGTGATCAAGCTGGACGACCTGGCGGCCCGCGCCCGCCTCGGCTGGACGGCCAAGGTCCCCCGCTGGGCCTTGGCCCGCAAGTTCGCCGCCACGGCCGTGCGCACGCGCCTGCGGGCCATCACCTGGCAGGTGGGACGCACGGGCGTCCTCACCCCCGTCGCCGAGCTGGAGCCCGTGCAGGTGCAGGGCTCCACCATTGCCCGTGCCACCCTGCACAACGAGGATGAGATCCGGCGGCGCGGCATCCGCCCCGGCCAGCTGGTCTGGGTGGAGAAGGGGGGGGACGTCATCCCCAAGGTGACGGGCCCGGCCGAGGAGGCGACGGGTCTGCCCGAGGTGGCCTGGCCCGCCGGCTGTCCCGAGTGCGGCCATGAGCTTGTGCGCGAGGAGGGCGAGGCGGCCCGGCGCTGCCCCAATCCCGCCTGTCCGGCCGTGCGCCAGGCGGCCATCGAGCACTTCGCCGGACGGGGCGCCCTGGACATGGACGGCCTGGGCGAACGCCTCATCGCCGAGCTGATCCGCACCGGCGCCCTGCGCACGGCGGCCGACCTCTTCCACCTGCGCCGGGAGCAGCTGCTCGCATGTGAACGAATGGCTGAGAAAAGTGCGGCGAAAGTCTTGAAAGCCATTGACGAAGCCCGGCGTAGACCCCCCAGCCGCCTGCTCTTCGCCCTGGGGGTGCGCGGCGTGGGCGAGCGCGCCGCCCGGGTCCTGCTGCGCCATGCCGGCAGCCTGGCCAAGCTCGCCCGTCTCCCGGCCTCCGAGCTGGAGAGCCTTGACGGCGTCGGCCCGCGCACGGCGGCCAGCCTGCGGGCCTGGTTCGACCTGGCCGACAATCAGGAGCTGCTGCAGCGCCTGGCGGAGGGGGGGGTGGATCTGGAACGGCGCGAAGAGGAGAGTGCCGGACAGGGCCGGGACAATCCCTTCGTCGGCAAGACGGTGGTCCTGACCGGCAGTCTCGCTGGCCTGGACCGCGTGGCGGCCCGGGAGCGTCTGGAGGCCCTGGGGGCCCGGGTCAGCTCCTCCGTCTCGCCGCGCACCGCCCTGGTGGTGGCGGGCGCCGAGGCCGGGAGCAAGCTGAAAAAGGCGATGGAGCTGGGAATACCTGTCATGCATGAAGAGGAATTCATGAGCGTCCTGCGCACGCTGGGGGAGACAAGGGCGGAAAAGCCCTGAGCAGGTCTTTTTCTCACGGGGCTGAATCACAACATTCGTCGGGCTGACAGCAAGATGACAAGGGAGCAGGAATTCGATGGCCTCCACTGCCGACTTTCGCAACGGACTGACCTTTTTGCATGACGGCGAGATCTTCCGCATTGTGGAGTTCCAGCACGTCAAGCCGGGCAAGGGCGGCGCCTTCGTGCGCACCAAGATCAAGAACGTGCGCACCGGCCGTGTGCTGGAGCCCACCTTCCGCTCCGGGGAGAAGATCGAGATCGTCCGCCTGGAGAGCCGCAAGCTCCAGTACCTCTACCAGGACGCCAACGGCTACGTCTTCATGGACAACGAGAGCTTCGACCAGCTCCACCTGCCCGGCCACTTGGTCGAGGAGGTGATCGACCTGATGAAGGAGAACACGGAGGTGGACGTCCTTTTCCATGGCGAGGAGGCGCTGGGCATCGAGTTGCCGCAGTCCGTCGACCTGCGCATCGTGGAGACGGAGCCCAACGACAAGGGCGACACGGCCTCCGGCTCCAAGAAGCCGGCCCGGCTGGAGACGGGCGCCACCGTCAACGTGCCCTTCTTCGTGGGCGAGGGCGAAGTGATCCGGGTGGACACCAGAAAGCGCGAATACGTGGAACGGGTGAAGGGGTAAGCATGGATTTCAACGAGATCCGCAAGCTCGTGCTGCTCGTGGAGAAGGCCGCCATCTCCTCCCTGGAAGTGGAGGAGGGTGAGTTCAGCATCCGCATCGAGAAGCATCCGCATCAGGCTCCGGCGTCGCCCATGGCGCAGACCATGTACGCCCCGCCGCCGTCCCCAGCCCACCAGCCGGCTCCCGCCGCGCCGGCGGCGGCCGCAGGCGGGGAAAGCCCCGTCCCCTCCCACCTGCTGGAGGTGAAGGCGCCCATGGTGGGCACCTACTACCGGTCGCCGGGACCGGACAAGGAACCCTTCGTCAAGCTGGGGGACCGCATCAGCCCGGGGCAGACCCTCTGCATCCTGGAGGCGATGAAGATCATGAACGAGATCGAGGCCGAAGTGGGGGGGAGGATCGTCGAGATCCTGGTGGAGAACGCCCAGCCCGTCCAGTTCGACCAGGTCCTGTTCCGCATCGAGCCCTGAGGCCGCCGTGTTCAAACGCATGCTCATCGCCAACCGGGGCGAGATCGCGCTGCGCATCATCCGCGCCTGCCGGGAGCTGGACATCGAGAGCGTGGCGGTCTATTCCACCGCCGACGCCGAGAGTCTGCATGTCCGCTTCGCCGATGACGCCGTCTGCATCGGGCCGCCGCCCTCGAGCGAGAGCTATCTCAACACGCGGGCCATCCTCACCGCCGCCCAGATCACCCAGTGCGACGCCCTCCATCCCGGCTACGGTTTCCTGGCGGAGAACGCCGCCTTCGCCGACATGTGCCGGGACCACGACCTGGCCTTTGTCGGGCCGCGGGGGGACGTCATCCGCCGCATGGGGGACAAGGCCGAGGCCAAGCGCACCATGCGCGAGGCGGGGGTGCCCTGCATCCCGGGCAGTCCGGGCCTGATCGAGGGCCTGGACGAGGCCCGCGCCTTCGCCGAGGAGGTGGGCTACCCCGTCATTTTGAAGGCGACGGCGGGAGGCGGTGGTCGCGGCATGCGCGTGGCCCGCTCCGCCGATGAGCTGGAGAACGCGTTCAGCACCGCCCGCGCCGAAGCCGAGGCTGGTTTCGGCAACGCCGGCCTCTACCTGGAGAAGTTCCTCGAGCATCCCCGCCACGTGGAGCTGCAGATCCTGGGCGACAAGCTGGGCAACGTCATCCATCTGATGGAGCGCGACTGCTCCATCCAGCGGCGCCACCAGAAGCTGGTCGAGGAATGCCCCAGCCCGGCGGTCGGCCCGGAGCTGCGCGAGCAGATGGGCGCCGCCGCGGTCAATGCGGCCCGGGCGGTGGGCTACGACAGCGCCGGCACGATGGAGTTCCTCCTGGAGGACGGCCGCTTCTACTTCATGGAGATGAACACGCGCATCCAGGTGGAGCATCCCGTCACCGAGATGGTGACGGGCGTGGACCTCATCCGCCAGATGATCCTGGCGGCCGCAGGCCTGCCCATCGAGTTCCGCCAGGAGGACATCCGCATCGTCGGACACGCCATCGAGTGCCGCATCAACGCCGAGGATCCGGCCAAAGGCTTCCGCCCGCACGCCGGCCTGGTGAAGGCCCTCCATGTGCCGGGCGGGATCGGCGTCCGGGTGGACAGCCACATCTACCAGGGTTACCAGATCCCCTCCAACTACGACAGCCTGCTGGGCAAGCTGATCGTCCACGCCCCCACCCGGACCAAGGCCCTGGACCGGATGAAGCGGGCCCTGGGCGAGTACATCATCGAGGGGGTGCGCACCACCATCCCCTTCCACCTGCAGTTGATGGCCGATCCGGCCTTCCGCAGCGGCGACTTCGACATCAAGTTTCTCGAAAGCTGGACATACCAAGGCTAAGTTCCGGCCGGGGATGCTCCGGCGGGAACCCACATACACGGAGAGACACCATGAACATTCCGGGCAACCTGCTCTACACGGAAGAGCACGAATGGGTGCTGGTCGAAGAGGGCACCGTGCTCATCGGCATCACGGACCACGCCCAGGGCGAGCTGGGGGACATCGTCGACGTGCAGCTCTTCGAGGTGGGCGCGGAATTCCAGAAGGGCCAGAGCATCGGCACCATCGACGCCGTCAAGGCCACGGCCGACCTCTATGCCCCCGTCTCCGGCATTATCCAGGAAATCAACGAGGACCTGCCCGACGCCCCGGACACCCTCAACCAGGATCCCTACGGCCGGGGCTGGATCTACCGCATCCGCCTGACCGATCTCGCCGAGCTGGACGAGCTGCTCAGCCCGGACGACTACGAGGAGCACATCGACATTTAGCAGCCTGCCGACGTGGCCGCTTGGCGGTCTTCATCGCCCCTGTCGGCCCGAGTTTTCCGCAAGTTTCTTGAACAGACCACCAGCATGCACTGCGAAACTTTCGAAAAATCGGCCTCGACATGGACGCGAATCCCATCCAAGGCCCAAATCCAACAGGCTGCTGGTCCGTCCACCGTCGCTCATGCGACGGCCGTCCGCTGCAGACCCTGACCCGATCACGGCGGATCGCTCCCCTGGGGCCGGTCCGCCTTGCCATTCCACCTCATCCGCCCGGGCTTGCGCCCGGGAATCCGGAGGATGCATGCCCTACATCAGCAATACGGACGCCGATCGCCGGTCCATGCTGTCGGCCATCGGCGTGGAGCGCTTCGAGGATCTCCTCGAGAGCGTCCCCGCAGACCTGCGCCTGCGCCAACCGCTGGATCTGCCCGCCCCGCTGTCGGAGGCGGCGCTTGTCCGCGCCGTGGGCGACCTGGCCGCCGCCAACCGGCCGGTGCCGCCCCAGGACTGCTACCTGGGCGGGGGCGCCTACGTGACCCACCTGCCCGAGGCGGTCCGCAGCCTGGCCCTGCGCAGCGAGTTCATCACCGCCTACACGCCCTACCAGGCCGAGGTCAGCCAGGGCACGCTGCAGACCATCTTTGAATTCCAAACGATGATCAGCGAACTGGCCGGTCTGGACCTGGCCAACGCCTCCCTCTACGATGGCGCCACGGCGCTGGTGGAAGCCGTGCGCATGGCCCTGGCCGTCGCCCGGGAGAAGGACAAGGGCCGGCGCCGCGTGCTGGTGACGCCCCATCTGCTGCCCCGCTGGCGGGAGGTGCTGGCCACCTACTTCCATCCGCTGCGCGGGCAGGTGACCCTTGACTTCCTCCCGGTGGAGGGCACGCGGCTGGCGCCCGACCGGCTGCGCGGCTGCCTGGGGGACGACGTGGCGGCGCTGGTGGTGCAGAGCCCCAACGCCCTGGGCTTGGTGGAGGACGTGGCGCCCCTGGCCGCCGCGGCCCATGAAGCGGGTGCGCTGCTCATCCAGGCCTTTGATCCCATCGCCGTGGCCCTCTTCCAGTGTCCGGGCGAGGCGGGCGCCGACATCGCGGTGGCGGAGGGGCAGTCCATCGCCCAGCCCCTGCAGTTCGGCGGCCCCTACCTGGGCCTCTTCGCCGCCCGGGGCGACCTGGTCAAGCAGATGCCCGGCCGCCTCATCGGCGAGACGGTGGACACGGAGGGCACGCGCGGCTTCGTGCTGGCCTTCCAGACCCGCGAGCAGCACATCCGGCGGGAGAAAGCCACCAGCAACATCTGCACGAACCAGGCCCTGGTGGCCACCTTCGCCACCATCAACCTGGCGCTGCTGGGGCCGGTCGGCCTGCGCGAAAAGGCCCAGGCCCTCTACACGCGGGCCTCCTGGCTGGCTGGGCAGGCGGCCCGCCTGCCCGGCGTCCAGGTGCTGGGGGAGGGCGAGCGCTTCCGCGAGGTGGCCCTCAGCGTGCCCGGGCGGGACGCCGTGCTGGCCCGCCTGGCGGCCGAGGGGCTGCTGGGCGGCCTGCCGTTGCCGCCCGAGCTGGCCAGGGAGGGCCTGCTCGTGGCGGTCAATGAGTGGCAGGAGGAGGCGGATCTGCGCCGCTGGCTGGACGCCATGGCGCGGGCCCTCAAGGGGGAGCTGTCCCATGACTGATCTCATCTTCGAGAAGTCGCGGCCCCGGCGCGCCGCAGGTGCCACAAGCCGCGACGAGGTCTCCCATGACTGATCTCATCTTCGAGAAGTCGCGGCCGGGCGCCGGATCCTTCACCGCCGCCACGGGGGGCGTCTCCTTCGGCGGACTGGCGCCGCGCCGACCGGCCGCCCTGGCCCGGACGCGGCCCCTGGCCCTGCCCGAACTGCCCGAGGGCGAGGTGGTGCGCCACTACCTGCACCTGTCCACGCTCAACCATCATGTGGACAAGGACTTCTACCCCCTGGGCTCCTGCACGATGAAGTACAACCCCAAGGTCAACGACGCCCTGGCCCTGCTGCCCGGCTTCACCGGCCTGCATCCCGAGCAATCCTCGGCGGAGGCCGGGGGCGCTCTGCGCCTGCTCTGGGAGCTGGGCGAGGCGCTGAAGGAGATCAGCGGAATGGACGCCGTCACCCTGCAGCCGGTGGCGGGCGCCCATGGCGAGCTGACCGCCCTCTTCATGATCCGGGCCTGGCATGAGAAACAGGGGCGGGCCCGCCGCAAGGTGGTCATCCCCGACGCCGCCCACGGCACCAACCCCGCCTCCATCACCATGGCCGGCTACGAGGTGGTGCAGGTGAAAAGCGCGGCGGACGGCTGCATGGACCTCGCGGCGCTCAAGGCCGCCCTGGACGAGGACGTGGCCGCCTTCATGATCACCAACCCCAACACGGTGGGCATCTTCGAGCGCCACATCGTCGAGATCAATGCCATGGTTCATGAGGTGGGGGCGCTCTCCTACATGGACGGCGCCAACCTCAACGCCCTGCTCGGCATCGTCAAGGCCGGCGAGCTGGGCTTCGACGTGATGCACATCAACCTGCACAAGACCTTCAGCGTCCCCCATGGCGGCGGCGGCCCCGGGGCCGGTCCGCTCGTGGTCAAGGGCCGGCTTGCCCCCTTCCTGCCCAGCCCGCTGCCCGTGCTGGAGGAAGGTCGCGTGCGCTGGCGCAAGACGGGCCCCGACAGCATCGGCAAGGTGCACGCCTACTTCGGCAATTTCGGGGCGCTGGTGCGGGCCCACGCCTACATCCGGCGCTTGGGGGCGCCTGGACTGAAGCGGGTGGCGGAGAACGCCATCATCAACGCCAACTACGTGCGGGCCGGCCTGCAGGACCTCTACCGCCTGGGCTTCCCTGGCATCCCCCTGCACGAGGTGGTGTTCAGCGCCGTCAACCAGAAGAAGCTGGGCTACAAGGCCAGCCACATCGCCAAGCGCCTGCTCGACTTCGGCATGCACGCCCCCACCACCTACTTCCCGCTCATCGTGCCGGAGGCCTTGATGGTGGAGCCCACCGAGACGGAGAGCCGCGCCACCCTGGACCGCTTCATCGCCGCCATGCGCCAGATCCACGCCGAGTGCGAGGCGAAGGATCCGCTGCTGGACAGCGCGCCCAACCTGACGCCGGTGCGCAAGCTGGACGACGTGCGGGCGGTCAAACAGCCGCGCCTGCGCTGGCGCCCGGAGCCCGCGGGCCATGCTGACTCCGCCTGAGGCCCTGCTCCGCGCCCTGGACCTGGAGCGCTTTGTCGCCCTGGACCTGGAGACGACGGGGCTGGAGGAGAGCTGCGACATCATCGAGCTGGGCCTGGCCTGCTATGAAGCGGGTCAGGTCCGTTCACGCATCTCCACCCTGGTCCGGCCCACGCAACCAGTCCCGCCGCGCATCCTGCAATTGACGGGCATCGATCCCCGCAAGCTCAAGAAGGCCCCCTCCCCCGCGGAGGCCCTGCCCGCCGCCTTGGAAGCCATCGGGAGCTCGCCCGTGGTCGCCCACAATCTGGCCTTCGACCAGGGTGTGCTCACCCGCGCCGCGGCCCGGGCCGGGATTGCCTGGCAGCCGGCCCGGCCCGGGCTGGACACGGTGCCCCTGGCCCGCGTCCTGCTGCCCACCATCGCCAGCCACCGGCTGGCCGACGTGGCGGCCCATCTCGCCATCCCGCTGGAGAAGGCCCATCGCGCCCTGGATGACGCCGAGGCGGCGGGGGGAATCCTTCTGCGCCTGATCGCCCTGGGCAGCGGGCTGGACTTGGCCCTGCTCCAGCGGCTTTGCCTGCTCGCCCACGGCAGCGGCGATCCCCAGGAGGCCCTCTTCCATGGCCTGCGCGACTGGGTGCGGGCCCAGGGCGAGACGGGCGCCTGGCGCGCCAACCAGCCCCTGGGCCGCGAGCCGCACTATCGCGCGCCGGGCGGACCGGACGCGGCGCCGCCCTTCCGGGCCGAGGAGTGGTTCGGACCGGAGGGTCGCCTGCAGGCCTCGGTGGAAGGCTTCCGGCACCGTCCGCAACAGGAGGAGATGGCCCGCGCGGTGGGGGCGCTGCTGGCGGATCCCGCACCCGAGGAGGGTCCGCTCTGCCTGGTGGCCGAGGCGGCCACGGGCACGGGCAAGTCCTTCGCCTATCTGCTGCCCGCCCTGCTCACCGGCGCCGCCCGCCGGGAGGCGGGGGGCGGGCCGGTGGTCGTCTCCACCCACACGCGGCACCTGCAGGACCAGCTCTTCCACCAGGACATCCCGCGTCTGGGTCGGCTGCTGGAGAGGCCACTGGAGGCCGTATTGCTCAAGGGGCGGGGCAACTACCTGTGCGGCCACCGGCTGGAGCGCCTGCTGGACGAGGCCCAGGAGCGCGTGGGACCCGCCGACCGCCTCGCCCTCATGCCGCTGGTGACCTGGGCGGCGATCACGCGCAGCGGGGACGTGGAGGAGTGCACGGGCTTCCGCGCCGTCCATCTGGGCCGGCTGTGGAGCCAAGTGCGCAGCGAGGGGACGGCCTGCGCCAATCCCGCCTGCCGCGCCGCGGCCTCCCGCGCCGGCGAGCGGGCGGTCTGCTGGGGCGGCCGGGCGCGCCAGGCCGCCCAGGGCGCCCATCTCATCGTGGTGAACCACAGCCTGCTCCTCGCCGACCTGGGGGTGGACCACGGCGTGCTTGGCTCCTTCGAGACCCTCATCGTGGACGAGGCCCACCAGTTCGGCCGGGCGGCCGACCAGCACCTGCGCCGCAGCTTCTCCTTCCAGCACCTGGAAGGCCGCCTGCGCGGCCTCCATGATCCCCAGGGCCAGGGGCGGGGCCTGTTCCGCCAGACCCGCAACCGCTGGAACACGCTCCTGCCGGAGGAGGCCTTGCGTGAAAAGGGCCAGCGCGCCCTCGAGGAGGCGGCCGCCGCCTGCGACGAGGCGCTCGCGGTCGTGGTCGCGGCCCGCGCCGCCCTGGCGGAGGTGCAGCGCGCGCGTCACGGCGAGAGCCTGCAGCGCAACCGCTACACCCACAAGGAGCGCCTGCGCGGCGCCAACAATCCCCTGCGGCTGCTGAGCGCCGACTGCAGGCGGCTTGAACCCGCCCTGGCCGCCCTGCTGCGCAGCCTGGCCACCCTCGCCACCATCCTTGAGGAGGCGCGCGAGGAGCAGATCCAGCCGCAGCTGGGCGAGCTGAAGGGAGTGGGCGAGGCCCTGGCCGGGGACGCCGAGTGCTTCGCCCTGATCCACGGCGAGGAGGATGACGAGGGCGAGGCGGTCCTGTGGGTGGAGATTCATCCCGTCACCCTGGAGAGCACCTTCCATCGCCTGCCCCTCGAGCCCGGCCGCCGCCTGGCCACCGAGCTGTGGGGTCCGCTCAAGCGGATCCTGCTCACCAGCGCCACCCTGACCGTGGCGGGGCGCTTCGACTGGCTGCTGGACCGCCTGGGCCTCTCCGCCCTGCCCGGCGCGCCGCGCTGCGTCGCCTTCGAGAGCCCCTTCCAGCTGCCGCGCCAGGCCCGCTTCCTGGTGCCGACCTGGCTGCCCGAAGCATCCGGCCGCGAGGCGGAGGCCTTCGCCCAGGCGCTGGCCGCCCTGGTGGCCGCGTGCAGCGAGCGGCACGGCCGGGGCACCCTGATCCTCTTCACCAGCTACGCCCTGCTCAGCCGCTGCCACCTGGCCCTGCTGCGCGAGCTGGACCAGAAGCGCTTCCCCCTCCTCGCCCAGGGCCTGGACGGTTCCCGCACCGAGCTCCTGGAGCGCTTCCGCGCCTCGGGCGGCTCCGTCCTGCTGGGGGTGGACTCCTTCTGGGAAGGGGTGGATCTGCCGGGCGAGGCCCTGCAGCTGCTGGTCATGACCAAGCTGCCCTTCGACGTGCCCGGCGAGCCGCTCATCGACGCCCGTTCCGAACGCATCCAGGCCCGCGGCGGCAACGCCTTTCGCGACCTGAGCGTGCCCGAGGCGGTGATCCGCTTTCGCCAGGGCTTCGGCCGCCTCATCCGCCATGAGTCGGACAAGGGCGTTTTCCTCTTGCTGGATGCGCGGGTGGTGCGCAAGGAGTACGGCCAGACCTTCCTGGGCAGCCTGCCCCTCAAGCACCAGATGGTGCTGCGGGAGGAGGACCTGCACCGGGAGTTGCGGGCCTTCTTCGGATAAGGCGGCATGCGGCGCCGGCGCCGCCTTGCGCCGTGGATTGCTGACGGAATCTGGACAGGGAGAGGCCGACAATGAAAATCACGCGGGTGGACCACATCGGGATCGCCGTCCCCAGCCTGGACGAGGCCCAGCCCTTCTGGGAGGCCATGCTGGGCCTGCGCTTCCATGAGCGGGAAGTGGTGGCGGAGCAGAGAGTGACCGTGGCCGTGGGCGAGGCGGGGGAGACCCACATCGAGCTGCTGGAGCCGACCGATCCCGCCAGCCCCATCGCCCGTTTCCTGGAGAAGAACCGGCCGGGCATCCATCACATCGCCCTGCACGTGGACAACCTGGAGGAGGCCCTGGCGCGCCTGAAGGAGCAGGGTGCCCAGCTCATCGACGCCGAGCCCCGCTGTGGCGCGGGCGGCAAGCGCATCGCCTTCGTGGAGCGCTGGAGTGCCTCGGGCGTGCTGTTGGAGTTGTGCGAGGGCTGAGCGCGCGCTTGCCGGGCGGCAGGCGCATGGCCTTCGTGCACCCCAGGAGTGCCTCGGGCGTGCTGCTGGAGTTGTGCGAGGGCTGAGCGTGCGCTTGCCGGGCGGCAAGCGCATCGCGTTCGTGCACCCCGGGAGTGCCTCGGGCGTGCTGCTGGAGCTGCGCGAGGGCTGAGGGGGACGCTTGTTATCCCAGCGAAAGCTGGGATCCTGTGGCTTGTCCCACGCGGGAGTCCACGCCACGGACCTGCCGGCAGCTTGCGCCCCCGCGCCGCGCGGCGCTGGACGAAAGGTCCCACCCCACTGTACCTTTACTGCCCGGTGCCAAGACCTTTCTCCGACGCAGGAGTCCCATGTTCTCTCTCGACCCCGCCCAGTACCCGCCCGGCTGCGGAGTCTATCTCTTCCGCGACGCGGCCGGGACCGTGCTCTACGTGGGCAAGGCGGTCAATCTCCGCCAGCGCCTGCGCAGCTACGCGGCGGGCGGCGACGGGCGCGCCCAGATTCCCACCATGCTTCGGCGGGCCGCCACCCTGGAGGTGATCGTCACCGGCAGCGAGGTGGAGGCCCTCGTGCTGGAGAACAACCTGGTCAAGGAGCACCGTCCCCGCTACAACATCCTCCTGCGCGACGACAAGAGCTTCCCCTTCATCCGCGTCACCCGCGAACTCTACCCCCGCATCCTCCTCACGCGCCGGGTGGTGCGCGACGGCAGCCGCTACTTCGGGCCCTACACCGAGGTGCGCGCCCTGCGCGGCTTTCTCAAGAGCCTGCGCGAGCGGCTGCGCATCCGCCAGTGCGACCTGGCCATCAGCGAGGAGAGCATCGCCCAGCATCGCCACAAGGTCTGTCTCGACTACCACCTGGGCACCTGTCTGGGTCCCTGCGAGGGACGGCAGACGCCGGCCGACTACGAGGCCGCCCTCGACCTGGCCCGCGGCCTGCTGCGGGGCCAGGGTCGCCAGTGGCGCCGCGAGGAGGAGGAGCGCATGCGCCAGGCCGCCGCCCGCCTCGACTACGAGGAGGCCGCCCGCCGGCGGGATGCGATCCAGGCCCTCGAGCAGCTGATGCGCGGCCAGAAAGTGGAGGTGCAGGACGCGGGCGACGCCGATGTGATCGGCCTGGCCCGCGCCGACCACGAGGCGACGGTGGCCCTCCTGCGCCTGCGGGACGGACGGGTGTTGGGGCGCTTCCACAGCACCCTGGCCGGCACCCTGGGTCGCCCGCCGGGGGAGATCCTCGCCGCCTTCCTCTTCCAGTACTACAACCAGTGCGAGGAGCTGCCCCACGAGATCTGGCTGGGATCCGCCCCGGCCGACCAGCCGCTGCTTGAGACTTGGCTGGCCGGGCGTGCCGCGGCCCTGGCCGCCGAGGGAGTGGGGGCGGGGCGGAGGCCGCGCCTGCTTGTGCCGCAGCGCGGGGACCGGGCCGCCCTGCTGCGCATGGCCGTCCAGAACGCCGCCCAGGTGCTTGAAGAGCGGCAGCTGCGGCGCCTGGCCCGCGATCGGGTGCCCGCCTCCCTGGAGGCCCTCCGGCGCGATCTGGGGCTGCCCGCCCTGCCCCGCCGCATCGAGGGCTTCGATATCAGCCATTTCGGCGGAGCAGCCACGGTGGCCAGCCTCGTCGTGTTCGTGGACGGCCGGCCCCGCAAGCAGGACTACCGCCATTTCCACGTGAAGTCGGTGGCAGGCGTGGATGATTTCGCGGCGATGGAGGAGGTGGTCGAGCGGCGCTACCGGCGCCTGACGGAAGCGGGCCACGCCCTGCCGGACCTGGTGTTGATCGACGGGGGCAAGGGCCAGCTGGGCCGGGCCCACGCCGCCCTGCGCAGGCTGGGCCTGGCCGGCCTGCCGGTCTGTGGTCTGGCCAAGCGCTTCGAGGAGGTCTTCCTGCCCGGCGAGTCCCTTCCCCGCAACATTCCGCGCGACTCCGCCGCCAATCGTCTCCTGCAACAGGTGCGGGACGAGGCGCACCGCTTCGCCCTGCGCTTCAACCGGGACCAGATGGCCCGCCTGGCCCTGCCCGATCCCCTCGCCGGCGT from bacterium harbors:
- the mce gene encoding methylmalonyl-CoA epimerase — its product is MKITRVDHIGIAVPSLDEAQPFWEAMLGLRFHEREVVAEQRVTVAVGEAGETHIELLEPTDPASPIARFLEKNRPGIHHIALHVDNLEEALARLKEQGAQLIDAEPRCGAGGKRIAFVERWSASGVLLELCEG
- the uvrC gene encoding excinuclease ABC subunit UvrC — encoded protein: MFSLDPAQYPPGCGVYLFRDAAGTVLYVGKAVNLRQRLRSYAAGGDGRAQIPTMLRRAATLEVIVTGSEVEALVLENNLVKEHRPRYNILLRDDKSFPFIRVTRELYPRILLTRRVVRDGSRYFGPYTEVRALRGFLKSLRERLRIRQCDLAISEESIAQHRHKVCLDYHLGTCLGPCEGRQTPADYEAALDLARGLLRGQGRQWRREEEERMRQAAARLDYEEAARRRDAIQALEQLMRGQKVEVQDAGDADVIGLARADHEATVALLRLRDGRVLGRFHSTLAGTLGRPPGEILAAFLFQYYNQCEELPHEIWLGSAPADQPLLETWLAGRAAALAAEGVGAGRRPRLLVPQRGDRAALLRMAVQNAAQVLEERQLRRLARDRVPASLEALRRDLGLPALPRRIEGFDISHFGGAATVASLVVFVDGRPRKQDYRHFHVKSVAGVDDFAAMEEVVERRYRRLTEAGHALPDLVLIDGGKGQLGRAHAALRRLGLAGLPVCGLAKRFEEVFLPGESLPRNIPRDSAANRLLQQVRDEAHRFALRFNRDQMARLALPDPLAGVPGIGPELSSRLLLRFGGLRRLARATREELLEVKGVGPALADRLRQHLRPSAEL